One window of Leishmania mexicana MHOM/GT/2001/U1103 complete genome, chromosome 12 genomic DNA carries:
- a CDS encoding cysteine peptidase, Clan CA, family C19,putative produces MHQGPVPPPPPPEELVTDAGPSAAEVPLGDPVEFILDRVDSIERWRSTVARLNLTQLGVSLVRGVLRRGRWSTPPMRVFDAAEKTALGTDAAEAEESVQPFCPSQPVPPWLRPHTSFEARQMITQANEQDEAARILARGVASPAPGQAAHHPPNDHRRAHPSMQSSVARRALAQTASRASVPLYMGMLIAFIGHGVASMYNADTETGPLDASGAAAGQSVQTPAPTSGSVAGGLPTSSRHLHFTTEMNSALHEVHRATAEVICMVDDGSKAMHALAAAALQSADKAATYLSDEDERVQKMRHAQLGRSCRHLSRIVANLYSLVSLLDFFAVESASLPTPTPSTAAASGAGHPNMNSTNAGFLSTSSASAVAAVAMEEHGAQTTTVAPYADSGAPSATSTPSASKKHVASATALTAHPYTTERFRELFDASGHLPQSVWKVFSAVATTLAQFAVSWSLTTGDVQSRQAFNAAACVILGEDQRCLLLQLHRLCARFIVLRHRVYALHPVNSLHFKVKQMLEWNGFLNADVPDAWSYNNGDIDRCDFHSDRLHNTYARGLQWSVNSSNKMALQGVVACPYTTAARGSALRRMKESSAFSPGGSAVSGGGLVNTASDGGASAPLSLLASFASAGANGGFNTAFAGLLAAPLSSTSVAPTQSFSVAALSQLSVVPGYVGLRNNGNMCFLNSVVQLLGSAALFRDDLVARLQDAVFCNSMHADHQPPAAACAADAHAMAALFTKYGCRLAMALLLSEMQWRGSHQHRRLPVLPDYLTPHLPPAFDDRRQHDASEFWHALMDKLDAPNQPGGPVVARWFSGRTATTMTCVTCHHTRLHTNTFWDLSIPLLRVTSTPSVPAPVGGGAPTPPGAMVTTAGRLVSQVEVQHFARATAVTTTYASSPASDFPASTLVTTDASAELEAVERAEEEAGERVNSKTALTRRPIVPSSVAEPYSRTPLPSSIVAANEAPKTLQHLLLYVLHPTLNKELLHGSNALDCEHCGRRTDTELTTRLVAEVDREIEPGVDPVAAGAPEESGVGVGQEARVSSGGSGAAAAWKRHVEGESPTPRTGDARVSPQNGSACVEQDLALPHSLTDTAAGGGLPYYLVVQLNRFAYRRVTQSYEKLADGVPLNEVIVVPVYPEATEPKDGAASPVDSQGLNAQTAMSNEEEGNANTQRGDDGRHGAPADRTPTALRSAAPALPVWVAYRLQSIIIHRGSTPNSGHYFALTRRLPAVPAPVNVSESSHDEDGEDNASSASDLSSMRAYVKDLGAALTDCLHTERYFSYAEIVQPTAGAEGEGSSVCADVEGAEPPSQDRPATASLSRGTAETMPSPALSPPPVLPAAAVSVSGDGLYENWVMLNDSNVQPVEPDTMRHILHGRGGGVYSASETPYIILYEKLPVASEGTTGRNALVVDEEAPDQHVADAALWAAARLQRVWETHHASVGTSGVNSVGDTRTKPAHFAREALKIFSARLKDEVVHHAALSETPQTADGHGFTSATSSEAPSRPTPVETVVHPGPSATAWRATVARSSWPGATGVGDAARAAAVKASLTDASKDVPTGLNGSGSSGRPSASHRPRRLMTMAKLTKVPRRRRYSAGLNRQSAQEPRNRGGTATLSSSGSDVGSDADDEQDEPSS; encoded by the coding sequence ATGCATCAGGgcccggtgccgccgccgccgcctcccgaGGAATTGGTCACTGACGCAGGCCCCAGTGCCGCTGAGGTGCCGCTGGGCGATCCGGTCGAGTTTATACTTGACCGCGTCGACTCCATCGAGCGATGGCGCTCGACAGTCGCGCGTCTGAACCTGACGCAGCTGGGCGTCTCGCTGGTGCGCGGTGTACTGCGACGCGGTCGCTggtcgacgccgccgatgcGTGTTTTCGATGCCGCAGAGAAAACAGCTCTGGGAACGGATGCGGCAGAAGCGGAGGAGTCCGTCCAGCCGTTTTGCCCATCGCAGCCGGTGCCACCGTGGCTTCGTCCCCATACGTCGTTCGAGGCCAGGCAGATGATTACGCAGGCGAACGAGCAAGATGAAGCTGCAAGGATTCTCGCGAGGGGCGTTGCCTCTCCAGCACCGGGGCAGGCAGCACATCACCCGCCCAATGACCACCGTCGTGCACATCCCTCCATGCAGTCCAGTGTTGCTCGgcgcgcgctcgcgcagACGGCCAGCCGCGCCTCTGTGCCGCTTTACATGGGTATGCTGATCGCCTTTATTGGACACGGTGTGGCGTCCATGTACAACGCAGACACAGAGACCGGCCCGCTCGATGCgagtggtgcagcggcagggcaATCCGTCCAGACACCGGCGCCGACATCTGGTTCCGTCGCCGGCGGCTTGCCCACGTCTAGCCGCCATCTGCACTTCACCACCGAGATGAACAGCGCACTCCACGAGGTTCACCGTGCAACGGCTGAGGTGATCTGCATGGTCGATGACGGGTCGAAGGCGATGCACGCGCTCGCAGCGGCCGCACTCCAGTCGGCTGACAAAGCGGCAACGTATCTGTCGGACGAGGATGAGCGGGTGCAGAAGATGCGCCACGCGCAGCTCGGCCGATCCTGTCGTCACCTTAGCCGCATCGTGGCAAATCTCTACTCTCTCGTGTCCCTCCTGGACTTCTTTGCCGTGGAGAGTGCGTCCTtgccgacgccgacgccaAGCACCGCGGCAGCCAGTGGCGCAGGCCACCCGAACATGAACAGCACCAACGCCGGCTTCCTGTCGACATCCTCTGCTTCGGCGgtcgcagcagtggcgatGGAGGAGCACGGCGCTCAGACGACTACTGTGGCCCCGTACGCAGACAGCGGTGCTCCCAGTGCCACATCCACGCCCTCCGCCAGTAAGAAACATGTCGCCAGCGCGACCGCGTTGACCGCGCACCCCTATACGACGGAGCGCTTCCGTGAGCTTTTTGATGCATCTGGCCACTTGCCGCAGAGCGTGTGGAAGGTGTtctccgccgtcgccaccacaTTAGCCCAGTTTGCAGTGTCCTGGTCCCTCACAACGGGTGATGTGCAGAGTCGGCAAGCATTCAACGCCGCAGCATGCGTGATACTCGGCGAGGATCAGCGCTGCCTGCTGTTGCAGCTGCATCGGCTGTGTGCGCGGTTTATCGTGCTGCGTCACCGAGTGTACGCACTGCACCCTGTCAACTCTCTGCACTTCAAGGTGAAGCAGATGTTGGAGTGGAACGGCTTCCTCAACGCCGACGTGCCGGATGCGTGGTCGTACAACAACGGTGACATTGACCGATGCGACTTCCACTCTGATCGACTGCACAACACCTACGCGCGCGGCCTTCAGTGGAGCGTTAACTCAAGCAACAAGATGGCGCTTCAAGGGGTGGTTGCGTGCCCGTacaccaccgctgcgcgcggctcagcgctgcgtcggaTGAAGGAGTCGAGCGCGTTTTCTccaggcggcagcgccgtcagtgGCGGGGGGCTCGTTAACACTGCGAGCGATGGCGGTGCATCAgccccgctctctctgctCGCCTCATTCGCCTCTGCCGGGGCGAACGGCGGCTTCAACACCGCCTTCGCCGGGCTTCTGGCAGCGCCACTGTCGTCGACATCTgtggcgccgacgcagagCTTCAGCGTGGCCGCACTATCCCAGCTCTCCGTCGTGCCGGGCTACGTTGGACTGCGGAACAACGGTAACATGTGCTTCCTCAACAGCGTTGTGCAGCTtctcggcagcgctgcgctgtTCCGCGACGATCTCGTGGCACGATTGCAGGACGCCGTCTTCTGCAACTCGATGCACGCCGATCACCagcctcctgcagccgcttGCGCGGCTGATGCCCATGCGATGGCGGCTCTCTTTACCAAGTATGGATGTCGCCTCGCCATGGCGCTTCTGCTCAGTGAGATGCAGTGGCGCGGGTCGCATCAACACAGACGCCTCCCGGTATTGCCGGACTACCTCACCCCACACCTGCCGCCGGCGTTCGATGACCGTCGACAGCATGACGCCTCGGAGTTCTGGCACGCCCTGATGGACAAGCTGGATGCGCCGAACCAGCCCGGGGggccggtggtggcgcgaTGGTTTAGTGGCCgaacggcgacgacgatgacgtgTGTCACCTGCCACCACACACGCTTGCACACCAACACCTTCTGGGATCTCTCGATCCCACTTCTGCGCGTTACCTCGACTCCCTCCGTACCAGCGCCGgtgggaggcggcgcgccgacgccaccTGGAGCAATGGTGACCACGGCTGGCCGGCTGGTGAGCCAGGTAGAGGTGCAGCACTTTgcccgcgccaccgccgtgaCCACCACCTACGCGAGCTCGCCAGCATCCGACTTTCCAGCCAGCACATTGGTCACGACAGATGCATCTGCGGAGCTGGAAGCGGTGGAGCgcgcagaagaggaggcaggagagagagtcaACAGCAAAACAGCGCTGACCCGGCGCCCCATCGTGCCCAGCAGTGTAGCCGAGCCGTACtcacgcacgccgctgccgtcctcgATAGTGGCGGCCAACGAAGCACCCAAAACGCttcagcacctgctgctctaTGTGCTACACCCGACTCTCAACAAGGAGCTCTtgcacggcagcaacgcccTCGACTGCGAGCACTGCGGCCGACGCACCGACACAGAGCTCACAACACGCCTTGTCGCCGAGGTCGACAGGGAGATCGAGCCAGGGGTCGACCCAGTGGCGGCAGGTGCGCCGGAAGAAAGTGGTGTAGGCGTCGGGCAAGAAGCGCGCGTCTCttccggcggcagcggcgctgccgccgcgtggAAACGTCACGTTGAAGGCGAGTCGCCCACACCCCGCACAGGGGATGCGCGAGTGTCACCACAGAATGGGTCAGCCTGCGTGGAGCAGGACTTGGCACTGCCGCACTCTCTCACCGACACGGCGGCCGGAGGTGGTCTCCCATACTACCTCGTTGTTCAGCTGAACCGCTTTGCGTACCGGCGCGTCACGCAGTCCTACGAAAAGCTCGCCGATGGCGTGCCTCTGAATGAGGTCATCGTCGTCCCGGTGTACCCCGAGGCCACTGAGCCGAAAGACGGAGCGGCATCCCCGGTCGATTCGCAAGGGCTCAACGCACAGACTGCAATGTccaacgaggaggaaggcaACGCCAACACGCAGCGTGGAGACgacggccgccacggcgcccCTGCCGATCGAACTCCGACAGCACTGCgctctgcagcaccagcgctTCCGGTGTGGGTCGCGTACCGTCTGCAGTCAATCATCATCCACAGGGGCTCCACGCCTAACAGCGGCCACTACTTCGCCCtcacgcgccgcctcccagcggtgccggcgccggtgaACGTCAGTGAAAGCAGCcacgacgaagacggcgaagACAATGCCAGTTCTGCTTCTGACCTGTCGTCCATGCGCGCGTACGTGAAGGATCTGGGGGCTGCCCTAACGGATTGCCTGCACACCGAGCGTTACTTCTCCTACGCGGAAATTGTGCAGCCAACAGCGGGCGCAGAAGGCGAGGGTTCGTCGGTGTGTGCCGATGTGGAGGGTGCAGAGCCACCGTCGCAGGACAGGCCCGCTACGGCTTCTCTGTCGAGAGGCACGGCGGAGAcgatgccgtcgccggcgcttTCTCCGCCACCAGTTCTtccagccgccgctgtttcggtgagcggcgacggcctgTACGAGAACTGGGTGATGCTGAACGACTCCAACGTGCAGCCCGTTGAGCCGGACACAATGCGCCACATCCTGCAcgggcgtggcggcggtgtctACTCTGCCTCGGAGACGCCGTACATAATCTTGTACGAGAAGTTGCCTGTGGCCTCCGAAGGGACGACGGGGCGCAACGCTCTCGTAGTGGATGAGGAGGCGCCGGATCAACACGTGGCTGATGCTGCGCTgtgggcagcggcacggctgcAACGCGTGTGGGAGACCCACCACGCCTCGGTGGGCACTTCCGGCGTCAACTCCGTCGGTGACACGCGCACCAAGCCGGCTCACTTTGCCCGTGAAGCGCTAAAGATCTTTAGCGCGCGGCTGAAGGACGAGGTCGTGCACCACGCCGCTCTCAGCGAGACGCCACAAACTGCAGATGGGCATGGCTTCACCTCGGCTACCAGCAGCGAGGCACCCTCGCGGCCTACGCCGGTGGAGACGGTGGTACATCCGGGGCCGTCTGCCACGGCTTGGAGAGCCACTGTCGCCCGGTCATCGTGGCCTGGTGCGACCGGTGTTGGCGACGCAGCtcgtgcagcggcagtcaAGGCCTCTCTCACTGATGCGAGCAAGGACGTACCAACAGGCCTtaacggcagcggcagctctgGTCGTCCCTCGGCGTCGCACCGGCCGCGCCGGCTAATGACCATGGCCAAGCTCACCAAAGTCCCCCGCCGCAGGCGCTACAGCGCCGGCCTCAACCGTCAGAGCGCACAGGAGCCCCGCAATCGTGGTGGCACGGCCACACTCAGCTCAAGTGGCAGCGACGTAGGCTCAGACGCCGATGACGAGCAGGACGAGCCTTCCAGCTAG
- a CDS encoding proteasome regulatory ATPase subunittcc1l8.3,putative codes for MAASSVASVSATKASAMAAKKAEKDAHVSRSLFEEYEQLSKDIKNIQLKTMICRTETHQLMKEESAAKQEVKRIQAVPLVLGNFVEVVDSVRGIVSGTSGSQYFVRILSTLNKEHLKPNVSVGLHKSSNACVQLLPSETDATITLLNSSDRPDVTYSDVGGLDMQKQEIREAVELPLTHAGLYEQIGIDPPRGVLLYGPPGTGKTMLVKAVARHTKASFIRVVGSEFVQKFLGEGPRKVRDVFRLARENAPSIIFIDEVDSIATKRFDAQTGADREVQRVLVELLTQMDGFDQTTNVKVIMATNRWDTLDPALLRPGRLDRKIEFPYPDRRQKRLVFQVCTSKMNLSPEVDLEDYVTRPEKLSGADIQSICQEAGMLAVRKNRYVILPRDIENAYRTVIKKTGDETYDFYS; via the coding sequence ATGGCCGCCTCCAGCGTTGCATCCGTGTCCGCCACGAAGGCCTCTGCTATGGCCGCcaagaaggcggagaaggacgcGCATGTCAGTCGTTCTCTCTTCGAGGAGTACGAGCAGCTCAGCAAAGACATCAAGAACATACAGCTCAAGACGATGATCTGCAGGACCGAGACACACCAGCTCAtgaaggaggagagcgcggcgAAGCAGGAGGTGAAGCGCATCCAGGCGGTGcccctcgtcctcggcaACTTCGTCGAGGTCGTGGACAGCGTACGCGGTATCGTGAGCGGCACGAGCGGCTCGCAGTACTTTGTGCGCATTCTTTCCACCCTCAACAAGGAGCACCTCAAGCCGAACGTCAGCGTTGGCCTGCacaagagcagcaacgcctgcgtgcagctgctgccgagcgAAACGGACGCGACGATCACGCTGCTCAACTCGAGCGACAGGCCCGACGTCACGTACTCGGACGTGGGTGGTCTGGACATGCAGAAGCAGGAGATTcgcgaggcggtggagctgccgctgacCCACGCGGGCCTGTACGAGCAGATTGGTATCGACCCTCCGCGTGGTGTGCTGCTCTACGGCCCGCCCGGCACCGGCAAGACAATGCTGGTGAAAGCCGTGGCGCGGCACACGAAGGCATCCTTCATCCGCGTTGTCGGCAGCGAGTTTGTGCAGAAGTTCCTCGGCGAGGGCCCGCGCAAGGTGCGTGACGTGTTTCGTCTCGCCCGCGAGAACGCGCCATCGATTATCTTCATCGACGAGGTCGACTCCATCGCGACCAAGCGTTTTGATGCTCAGACCGGTGCCGATCGTGAGGTGCAGCGTGTGCTTGTGGAACTGCTTACCCAGATGGACGGCTTTGACCAGACAACCAACGTCAAGGTCATCATGGCCACAAACCGCTGGGACACGCTGGACCCCGCACTGCTGCGCCCTGGCCGCCTCGATCGAAAGATCGAGTTCCCGTACCCTGACCGCCGCCAGAAGCGCCTTGTCTTCCAGGTATGCACGTCGAAGATGAACCTGTCGCCTGAAGTAGACCTCGAAGACTACGTGACTCGGCCGGAGAAgctcagcggcgccgacatCCAGTCCATCTGCCAGGAAGCGGGTATGCTGGCGGTGCGGAAGAATCGGTACGTCATCTTGCCGCGCGACATCGAGAACGCGTACCGGACGGTGATCAAGAAGACTGGGGATGAGACGTACGACTTCTACTCGTGA
- a CDS encoding putative glyoxalase II — protein MRNCSTKTFGSAFSVTVVPTLKDNFSYLINDHTTHTLAAVDVNADYKPILTYIEEHLKQHGNADVTYAFSTILSTHKHWDHSGGNAKLKAELEAMNSTVPVVVIGGANDGIPAVTKPVREGDRVQVGDLSVEVIDAPCHTRGHVLYKVQHPQYPNDGVALFTGDTMFIAGIGAFFEGDEKDMCRAMEKVYHTNKGSDYALDKVTFIFPGHEYTAGFMTFSEKMFPDRPSDDVAFIQAQRAKYAAAVQAGNPSVPSSLAEEKRQNLFLRVADPAFVAKMNRGDAHALMMHLYNACD, from the coding sequence ATGCGCAACTGCAGCACGAAAACGTTCGGCTCCGCCTTCTCTGTCACGGTGGTGCCGACGCTCAAGGACAACTTCTCCTACCTCATCAACGAccacaccacccacacactcGCGGCCGTGGATGTGAATGCCGACTACAAGCCCATTTTAACGTACATCGAGGAGCACCTCAAGCAGCATGGCAACGCCGACGTCACATACGCTTTTAGCACCATACTCAGCACCCATAAGCACTGGGACCACTCGGGTGGCAACGCGAAGCTcaaggcggagctggaggccatGAACAGCACGGTCCCAGTGGTGGTGATCGGCGGTGCCAACGACGGCATCCCTGCCGTCACAAAGCCGGTTCGCGAGGGTGACCGGGTCCAGGTTGGGGATCTCTCTGTCGAAGTGATCGATGCGCCGTGCCACACCCGCGGTCACGTGCTGTACAAGGTCCAACACCCGCAGTACCCCAACGACGGTGTGGCCCTCTTCACCGGCGACACCATGTTCATCGCCGGCATTGGCGCCTTCTTCGAGGGGGACGAGAAGGACATGTGCCGCGCGATGGAGAAGGTGTACCACACCAACAAGGGCAGCGACTACGCTCTCGACAAGGTCACCTTCATCTTCCCCGGACACGAGTACACCGCTGGCTTCATGACCTTCTCGGAGAAAATGTTCCCGGACCGCCCCAGCGACGATGTGGCGTTCATCCAGGCGCAGAGGGCCAAGTAtgcggcggccgtgcaggCCGGCAATCCGTCTGTGCCGAGctcgctggcggaggagaagcggcagaaCCTTTTCCTGCGTGTGGCTGACCCGGCCTTTGTGGCTAAGATGAACAGAGGTGACGCGCATGCGCTGATGATGCACCTCTACAACGCCTGCGACTAA